The sequence below is a genomic window from Micromonospora aurantiaca ATCC 27029.
CCATCCGGATGGCGAAGGACCAGGACCTGCCGCTCAACCCGCTGCGCATCTCCGGGGCGTGCGGGCGGCTGATGTGCTGCCTGAAGTACGAGCACCCGCTGTACCAGAAGTTCCAGGAGTCGGCCCCGGCGGTCGGCAGCCGGGTGTCCACTCCGCAGGGCGAGGGCAAGGTGGTCGGCCACAGTGTCCCGCGCGACGCGGTCACGGTCCGGCTGGACGCCGACGGCTCCCGCTCGATGTGCTCCCGCGCGTCGGTGTGCGGCCCGAGACAGGCCCACGACCAGCACTACCCCCAGCCCTGACCCTCCCTCCCTCCCTCCCTCCCTCCGTTTCCCCGTTGATCATGAAGTTAGCGGTCGAAATGGTGATCGAATTCGCCGTCAACTTCATGATCGACGGGGTGGGGCCCGGTGTGTGCCGGGTGGGGTCAGCGGATGACGATGGGGGGTTCGGCCAGGCGGGGGGTCAGCGGGGTCTTCGGGGTCAGCCAGGCGGCGGTGGGGGACTGGTCGGGGTTCAGCTGCCAGTCGTGCGACACCTTGTCCACGGCGATCGGGTAGATCGTCAGCGTGCCGTCCGGGTCGATCCGGAACCGCAGGAACGCCTTCGAGTCCTCGATGCCCTGCGCCGCGAACAACTCGTTCAGGTTCACCCCGAACGCGCCCGCCACCAGCAGGTAGAGCGCCACGAGCTGGCTGGCGACCAGCCCGCTCAGCGGCCCGTAGAGCACCACCGCGGCGACCGCCGGCAGCGGCCACGGCCAGTCGTAGAACGGCAGCTGCAACCAGACCCACGTGCCCCCGGCGGCGAGCGCCACCTGGGCCAGCCCGTGCGCCACCCCGAGGATCCAGTGCCGGGCGTGCCGTTTCCCGCCCGCCGTGGGCGGCTTGGCGAAGAACACCGCGCCCATCATCGCCACCACCAGCATGATCGCCAGCGGCACGCTGAACAGCCGCTGCTCGGTGGTGCCCACCTGCTGCACCGCCACCCCGGCCATGGCCAGCATCAGCAGCGTGTGCAGCGTGCCGAGCAGCGTCGTGAAGCCCGGGTTGCGGAACGGCAGCCGGGCGAAGATCCCCCAGCCGTACCGGCGGGAGCGCGCCTTGTCCGGATAGCGCGCAGCCAGGTCGTACTCCCGGGTGTTGCTGGCCCGCCGGGTCAGCGTGTCACGCGGCGGCACCTCCAGCTTCTCCGGCAGCCGGTGCGTGGGGTAGAGGTAGGCGCCGCCGCCGCCGCACGTGATGAGCTGCCGGTCCGTCCCGGCATAGCGGGCGTAGTGGTGCAGGTCGCCGGAGACCAGCACCCGTACCTGCGCCCCGGTCGGCGCGACGAGGGTACGGATGAAGTAGTCGATCGAGTCGTACGCGTTGGGGTGGTCGACGGCCTTGACCCACGTCGGCGCCGGCACCGCCAGGATCACCTTGGATTCCGGGGTGAGCTTGCGGGCCACCTCGTCGAAGTAGGTGAGCTGCGGGTCGTCCAGGTACGACCCGGACTGGTCGTCGAGGCCGAGCAGCCACCAGCCGGCCGGCAGCTCGACGGCGAAGTACGAGCGGGACTGGCCGGTGCCCCAGCCGCCGAAGTGCCGGTCCCGGGTACGCACGAACAGGCGCAGGAACGCGGTCAGGCCGTCGTACCAGTCGTGGTTGCCGGGCACCGCGAACAGCTTCGGCTGCTCCGGCGGGGCAACAGGCAGCGCCGCCTGGTACGGACCCTTGCACCGGTCCTCGTACGCCTCGTAGCCCGCCGCTGGATAGACCTGGTCGCCGCCCATCACCAGTGTCTGTGCGCGGGGAAGGGTGTGCCCGTCCACTGTCAGCTCCGGCTGGGCGAGCAGGTACGCCACCGAGTACGTGGCGTCGAAGCCGTCACCCAGGTCGGCCACGTAGTCGAGCCAGAGCCCACCGTCCGGCCCGACCTGCCGGAACGTGCCGTCGCTGAACGCGTTCTGCAACTCACGCTTGTCCAGGTACGCCCCGAACAGCATGGCCAGCAACGTACGCAGGCCGGTGCTGATCAGGAGCAGTGGCGCGAGCCAGGGCACCGGCCGGCGGGGGGTGAAACCCAGCTCCCGGGGGTCGATGCTGCGGGGGCGGCGGGTGGCACGCTCGCCGGGACGCGCCTCGGGAGCCGGTGGGCGCGGCGGTTCGTCGGTCACCCGCCGCAGGGTAGTCCGGACCGGGCGCGAAGTCTCTCCCGTACCGGGGCGGATGTGGTCGGGTGTCCGGCTTCGGAGTCGGGGGATCCGGTTCGGCTTCCGGTCGGGCGTGCCGTACACTTGGCGGTCGTTGCCGCCTTAGCTCAGTCGGCTAGAGCGACGCACTCGTAATGCGTAGGTCGACGGTTCGATTCCGTCAGGCGGCTCGGTACAGAAGCCCAGGTCATCGACCTGGGCTTCGCCGTTTCCCGAGGGCGATCGCCCCTCCGCCGATGGGTGCCGGTCCGTAAATCGTCCGCGCCGCGGCTGCTTCGACCGGCCGGGCCAGCCGGCAAGCCCCTTTCACGCCGTCGTCCGGACACCAGGCCGGCGGGGCCAGCCGGCGGCAGCCGCCCAGGCCAGCAGTACGCCCATGGTCAGGCCAGGCGGCAGGTACCAGAACGTGAGGAAGCCGGACGGTGGCGTCAACGGCAGTGCCGCGATGAGCGCCCACGCGACGCGGCGTGGCAACACACCGCGACGCAGCCCCTGCAGCCCGCACCAGACGGTGCCCGCCAGCGCCGTCAGCAGGGCCACGAGGTCGAACATCCACCCGTATCCGGGGCTGTTGTATTCCAGGCCGATCGCGATGGCCGCGGCGAGGAGCCCGTACCTCGTGAGGCGCCGAGGCGTCGCGGTGGCGTGGCCCGTCACCGTCCAGACGAGCGGCAGCGTCAGCAGCACCGACACGAAGAAGGGACCACGCCAGATCCAGGCCGGCTCCCCACCGTCGAACAACGGCAGGTTCTCGGCCATCCATCGCGCCGGAGCGGGGAGAGAGCTGACGGCTCGGCCGCCGCCGACCTCCCACTGCGTGGCCATCGCGGCGCCGAGCACCGCTGCGACCAGCGGCGCGAGAACCGCAAGGGCGCGCCGCCAGCGGGCGACCGCCCACCTGCCCTCGACACCGGGCGGGTCGGTGCGGTCGGGTACGCGCTGCGGATGCTCCTGTCGCATCGGATGATCGTCCTAGCGTCGCTGGGAAATCCCATCAGGAGAACAGTCGGGATCATCGCTAGCGTGTCGGCTGTAGACGCCGTTACGAGGCCGCCCGAGTTCTTCTGCCCGGAGCGGGCAGGTCGGCGGCCACCGTGCCCAGCAGCGCCAGCGCCTGCGCCGGCCGGCTGCCGGGCTCGGCCTGGTAGACGACCAGCTGCTGGCCCGTCGCCCCGGCGACGGTCAAGGAGTCGTACGTGAGGGTCAGCTCGCCGACGTCGTGATGGTGGAACAGCTTCGCCTCGTGCGTCTTTCCCCGTACGTCGTGGCGGGCCCACAGCCGGCGGAACTCCGGACTCTTCAGCGAGAGTTCCCCGACCAGTTCGGTGAGCCGCGCGTCGTCGAGCATGTCGGCTGCGGCGGCCCGCAGCGCGCCCAGGCTGGACTGCGCGACCCGGTCCCAGTGGGGATAGAAGGAACGGGCCGCCGAGTCGAGGAAGACGAACCGGACGAGGTTGGGCTCGTCGGCCTCGAACAGCTTGGCGAACAGGGCGCGTCCGAGCCGGTTGGCGGCCAGCACGTCCATCCTGCGGTCGACGATCAGCGCGGGTGTGTGCAGCCAGCCGTCCATCAGGCGCAGCAGGCTCGGCCGGACGGTCTCCCGCGTACCCCTGCGGGCGGGCTTGCGGCCGCTCCTGGCCAGCAGGTGCAGGTGCGCCGCCTCCTCGGCGTCGAGTCCGAGGGTGCGGGCCAGGGCGTTCAGCATCTGTTCCGACGGGTGCTGTTCCCGCCCCTGCTCCAGGCGGGCGTAGTAGTCGGCGCTGACCCCGGACAGCTGGGCGACCTCCTCGCGCCGCAGACCTGGCGTCCGGCGCCGGCCCGAGGAGACGATGCCGGCCTCCGCCGGGCTGGTCGCCTCACGCCGGGCGCGCAGGAACTCGCCGAGCGGATTGCTGCCGTCCACCACTTCAACATAACCGCGGGCGGTCGGCCGCCAGGAGGCTCAGCCGGGGTGTGACGCACCCTGGTTGCGACCGGCCGTACTCCGCACCGTGGACTCATGGAATCCACACAGAAGGTCGTTCTGGTCACCGGCGCGAGCAGCGGCATCGGCGAGGCGACCGCACTGCGCCTGGCCGCCGAGGGGCACGCTGTGGTCGCGGGCGCGCGGCGCCGCGAGCGGCTCGCCGCGCTCGCCGCACGGCACGACAACATCAGGGTACGGCGGCTCGACGTGACCGGCCGTGACGACGTGGTGGCGTTCGTCGACAGTGCGGTGGCTGAGTTCGGGCGGGTCGACGTGCTCGTCAACAACGCGGGTCTGATGCCGTTGTCCCGGCTCGACGCCCTGCTGGTGGACGAGTGGGATCGGATGATCGATGTCAACGTCCGGGGTCTGCTGCACGGCATCGCGGCCGTCCTGCCGGTCTTCCAGCGGCAGGGCAGTGGCCACCTGATCACCGTCGCCTCCGTCGGCGCGCACGAGGTGGTGCCGACCTCCGCGGTGTACTCGGCGACGAAGTTCGCGGCGTGGGCGATCACCGAGGGTCTGCGACTGGAGGCCGACCCGAGCCTGCGGGTCACCACGATCACGCCCGGCGTTGTCGAGTCGGAGCTGGCCGAGTCGATCACCGACCCGGTGGCTCGGGAGGCGATGCGGAAGTACCGGCGGAACGCGATCTCACCGGACGCCGTGGCGCGAGCCATCTCGTACGCCGTCGGCCAGCCGGCGGACGTCGACGTCAACGAGATCATCATCCGTCCGACCCGGCAGCGAGGCTGAACATGTCCGGCACCAGCCACCGCAAGGCCGCCACCGTCCTCCTGACGGCGGCGCTCACCGCCTGCGGCACGGAGACACCGCCCGTACCGCAGGCCGCCCCGTCCGCGACGCCGGCGCGGCCCTCGGTCTGCGAGGCCCTTCATCCGTACGTCGGGATGTGGGTCACCGCCGACGGCCACATCCGGCAGGAGTTGTTGCCCGACGGCCGGTACGACGAGGCGCGTGGCGACCGGGCGAGCGCCTACACCGGCCGGTACGAGGTGACCGGCGAGCACATCGACTACTGGGACGACAGCGGGTTCACCGCCGACGGCCGGTTCGACGGCGACGTCCTGCACCACGGCGGCTACCTGTTCTATCGGGAGGGCAGTGCGGCCCACCGGCAGGCGGTCGCGGGGCGGGCGTCCACCCGCCCGTCCGGGTAGGGGAGAACGCCGACGGACAGGGGAGCGTCGGGCGTCCGGTGGCGGCGCAACCGCTACCGGCGCTCGGCCCGCTGCCGGGCCGCCTCGTACAGCGCCACGGTCCCGGCCGCCGCCGCGTTCAGGGAACTCGCCGCCCCCACGATCGGGATGCGCACCATCCGGTCGCTGGCCTCCTGCCAGCCCTTGCTGAGCCCGTGCGTCTCGTTGCCGATGAGCAGGAGAGTGGGGCCGGTCAGGTCGTGCTCGGCGACGTCCACGTCCCCGTGCTCGTCCGTACCGATGATCTGGACCTGCGGAAGTCCGTCCGCGCGCACCGCGGCGACCCAGTCCAGGACGTCGCGGTGACTGGGGACGCGCACCACGGGTAGGGCGAACAGCGACCCGGTGGTGGCCCGGACCGCCTTCGGGTCGTACGGGTCGGCGGCGTGGCCCGTGATGATCACGCCGGAGGCGCCGAAGGCGTCAGCGGAGCGGATCAGCGTGCCGATGTTGCCCGGGGTCTTGGGGCGGTCGAAGACCACCACGAGCATGGCCGGCCCGACCGGGATGCGGGCCAGGTCGTCAGCGGGCTGCGCCACGACTGCGAGCAGTTCGGGTGACTCCTCCTCCTTGCCGCTCAATTCACGCATCAGCTCCGGCGCGAGGGCCACCCGCCTGGCGTCGGAGCGGTCGAGCAGGTCGCGGCACCAGCGGGACAGGGGCTGCCGGTCCGGGTGGAGGAGGGCACGGATCTCCCAGCCCTGTTCCAGGGCCACCGTGATCGGGCGCACCCCCTGGACCAGGAACTCCCCGGAACGCTGCCGCTTGGTGCGGTTGGTCAGCAGCGCCTGCCACTGCTGGAAGCTCGCGTTGCGGGTGGTGATCGTCAGGGTCTTCGCCACGCAGCCGATTCAACCGCATCCGGGTTCGAGGTCACGCGCCGGTGAGGTGGTGACGCGGCGCGATTGTCCCGCCGAGTGACCAGCCGCTATCGTTCCCTCGCCCCCAGCCCGCAGAGTTTGAGGATCGCGATGACTTCCCCGCCGTTGACGAAAGTTGCCGATCGGGAAGGTTCGCCCGCCGAGGAACCGGCCGGCACGGCGACCGGACGCGAGCCGGGCAGGGAGGCGACGCCGAGCCGGTTCCGGGCAGACGTCGCCGGGCTCCGGGCTGTCGCCGTGGGGCTGGTGCTGCTCTACCACGCCGGGTTGCCGTTCATCCCCGGTGGCTTCGTCGGCGTCGACGTCTTCTTCGTGATCTCCGGCTTCCTCATCACCGGGCAGCTCATCTCGGAGATCGAGCGCAGCGGACGGGTCTCGCTCACCGGTTTCTACGCGCGCCGGGCCAAGCGGATCCTGCCCGCGGCCACTGTGGTGCTGGCGGCCACCGCCGTCGCGGTCCGGCTGTTCGTACCCCGGGGTGAGTGGCAGGTCATCGGCGGCGACATCGCCGCCGCGGCGACCTACGTCGTCAACTGGCGGTTCGCCGACCGCGCGGTCGACTACCTGGCCGAGGACGTCGCGCCGTCGCCGGTCCAGCACTTCTGGTCGCTCGCCGTGGAGGAGCAGTTCTACCTCCTCTGGCCGCTGCTGATCGTGCTGGCCATCCTCGCCGCGCGCAGGCTCCGGCGGGCGAACGTACGGCCGGTCCTGTGGGTCGGTCTCGCGGTGCTGGCGGTGCCGTCGTTCGTCTGGTCGATCGTCGAGACGGCGAACTCGCCCGAGCGCGCGTTCTTCGTCTCCACCACGCGGCTGTGGGAGCTCGCGGTCGGCGCGGCGGTCGCGCTGCTGGCGGTCCGCGCCGCGCGGATGCCCCGGTCGGTGGCTGTCGTCCTCGGGTGGCTCGGCCTCGCCGCGATCGTGGCGGCGGCGCTGCTGGTCAGCGGGAAGACCGCATGGCCGGGGTACGCGGCGGCGCTGCCCACGCTCGGCGCGGCGGCGGTGATCGCGGCCGGTGCCGCGGCCGGCTCCCGAGGGCCGGTGCTGGTGCTCGGCATGCGTCCGTTCCAGTGGATCGGTGACCTGTCGTACTCGCTGTACCTGTGGCACTGGCCGATGCTCGTGGTGGCCGCCGCGCACTTCGGTGACCTGTCGGTGACCGAGGGCCTGGTGGTGGCGCTCGCCTCGGTGATCCCGGCCTGGCTCACCTTCCGGCTGGTCGAGAACCCGCTGCGGTACTCGCGGAAGATCTCCACGTCGCCGCGTCTGGCGTT
It includes:
- a CDS encoding Atu4866 domain-containing protein codes for the protein MSGTSHRKAATVLLTAALTACGTETPPVPQAAPSATPARPSVCEALHPYVGMWVTADGHIRQELLPDGRYDEARGDRASAYTGRYEVTGEHIDYWDDSGFTADGRFDGDVLHHGGYLFYREGSAAHRQAVAGRASTRPSG
- a CDS encoding acyltransferase family protein, which translates into the protein MTSPPLTKVADREGSPAEEPAGTATGREPGREATPSRFRADVAGLRAVAVGLVLLYHAGLPFIPGGFVGVDVFFVISGFLITGQLISEIERSGRVSLTGFYARRAKRILPAATVVLAATAVAVRLFVPRGEWQVIGGDIAAAATYVVNWRFADRAVDYLAEDVAPSPVQHFWSLAVEEQFYLLWPLLIVLAILAARRLRRANVRPVLWVGLAVLAVPSFVWSIVETANSPERAFFVSTTRLWELAVGAAVALLAVRAARMPRSVAVVLGWLGLAAIVAAALLVSGKTAWPGYAAALPTLGAAAVIAAGAAAGSRGPVLVLGMRPFQWIGDLSYSLYLWHWPMLVVAAAHFGDLSVTEGLVVALASVIPAWLTFRLVENPLRYSRKISTSPRLALSLGGNFTLAGICAGLVLVLMGAWAAAATTTKGRYAPGAALLSTAPGTAPIGPVPERFDAITPDPLQIRQGFMDVPDTNRDKCFQQVEGAEVLSCTYGVPNGSTTVALVGDSKMDQWLPAFQVLAAQNDWKLLIMAKAGCAFTSAQVLKGDGSGKPYTDCIEWNRALLDRLVQERPDYVVTSQSASTALDSGGERATVAAMVSGVRASWKKLDSVGTKVVVLANNPHPGAAVACADKNRKRLSACAFDREKHDQDPAYRMQRQAVAGAPKVKMIDLFDAVCPTDRCPVVFGNVLIYRGGSHIGAAYVKTTAPHLARALSDVGVPARFTPAG
- a CDS encoding metallophosphoesterase family protein, with translation MTDEPPRPPAPEARPGERATRRPRSIDPRELGFTPRRPVPWLAPLLLISTGLRTLLAMLFGAYLDKRELQNAFSDGTFRQVGPDGGLWLDYVADLGDGFDATYSVAYLLAQPELTVDGHTLPRAQTLVMGGDQVYPAAGYEAYEDRCKGPYQAALPVAPPEQPKLFAVPGNHDWYDGLTAFLRLFVRTRDRHFGGWGTGQSRSYFAVELPAGWWLLGLDDQSGSYLDDPQLTYFDEVARKLTPESKVILAVPAPTWVKAVDHPNAYDSIDYFIRTLVAPTGAQVRVLVSGDLHHYARYAGTDRQLITCGGGGAYLYPTHRLPEKLEVPPRDTLTRRASNTREYDLAARYPDKARSRRYGWGIFARLPFRNPGFTTLLGTLHTLLMLAMAGVAVQQVGTTEQRLFSVPLAIMLVVAMMGAVFFAKPPTAGGKRHARHWILGVAHGLAQVALAAGGTWVWLQLPFYDWPWPLPAVAAVVLYGPLSGLVASQLVALYLLVAGAFGVNLNELFAAQGIEDSKAFLRFRIDPDGTLTIYPIAVDKVSHDWQLNPDQSPTAAWLTPKTPLTPRLAEPPIVIR
- a CDS encoding TrmH family RNA methyltransferase codes for the protein MAKTLTITTRNASFQQWQALLTNRTKRQRSGEFLVQGVRPITVALEQGWEIRALLHPDRQPLSRWCRDLLDRSDARRVALAPELMRELSGKEEESPELLAVVAQPADDLARIPVGPAMLVVVFDRPKTPGNIGTLIRSADAFGASGVIITGHAADPYDPKAVRATTGSLFALPVVRVPSHRDVLDWVAAVRADGLPQVQIIGTDEHGDVDVAEHDLTGPTLLLIGNETHGLSKGWQEASDRMVRIPIVGAASSLNAAAAGTVALYEAARQRAERR
- a CDS encoding SDR family oxidoreductase; the protein is MESTQKVVLVTGASSGIGEATALRLAAEGHAVVAGARRRERLAALAARHDNIRVRRLDVTGRDDVVAFVDSAVAEFGRVDVLVNNAGLMPLSRLDALLVDEWDRMIDVNVRGLLHGIAAVLPVFQRQGSGHLITVASVGAHEVVPTSAVYSATKFAAWAITEGLRLEADPSLRVTTITPGVVESELAESITDPVAREAMRKYRRNAISPDAVARAISYAVGQPADVDVNEIIIRPTRQRG
- a CDS encoding helix-turn-helix transcriptional regulator; this translates as MDGSNPLGEFLRARREATSPAEAGIVSSGRRRTPGLRREEVAQLSGVSADYYARLEQGREQHPSEQMLNALARTLGLDAEEAAHLHLLARSGRKPARRGTRETVRPSLLRLMDGWLHTPALIVDRRMDVLAANRLGRALFAKLFEADEPNLVRFVFLDSAARSFYPHWDRVAQSSLGALRAAAADMLDDARLTELVGELSLKSPEFRRLWARHDVRGKTHEAKLFHHHDVGELTLTYDSLTVAGATGQQLVVYQAEPGSRPAQALALLGTVAADLPAPGRRTRAAS